A single genomic interval of Oryza sativa Japonica Group chromosome 7, ASM3414082v1 harbors:
- the LOC4344160 gene encoding uncharacterized protein gives MEAAASPSPPPSRASPLRLNPAAFLLRTTTTTTTVQPTTSADAPPPPPPTRQTAGVDRLISFLSSLIPRRGQRAKQPTSPPPTAAAAAAMRRAAEREAEAERQLVGCAVPLFRPYVAQLPWHGGARAWLSRMFPRYGHYCGPNWSSGKEAGSVLWDRRPADHLDFCCYCHDMAYDTHDQAQLLRADLAFLRCLQSSRQTPARDGIAAAAIYRSMCIFGLKTILIPYRTNLVRLQTGPNYADAFADFVKRVASSSGRPTGGNKQRM, from the exons ATGGAGGCCGCggcctccccgtcgccgccccctTCCAGGGCGTCGCCGCTGCGGCTCAACCCGGCCGCGTTCCTCctccgcaccaccaccaccaccaccaccgtccagCCGACCACATCTGCCGacgcgcccccgcccccgccgccgacgcggcagACGGCCGGGGTCGACCGGCTCATCTCGTTCCTCTCCTCCCTAATCCCCCGCCGCGGGCAGCGGGCGAAGCAGCCGACCAGCCCCCCtcccaccgcggcggcggcggcggcgatgcggagggcggcggagagggaggcagaggcggagcGGCAGCTGGTGGGGTGCGCGGTGCCGCTGTTCCGGCCGTACGTGGCGCAGCTGCCgtggcacggcggcgcgcgggcgtgGCTGTCGCGGATGTTCCCGCGGTACGGGCACTACTGCGGCCCCAACTGGTCGAGCGGGAAGGAGGCCGGGTCCGTGCTCTGGGACCGCCGCCCCGCCGACCACCTCGACTTCTGCTGCTACTGCCACGACATGGCCTACGACACCCACGACCAGGCCCAGCTCCTCCGCGCCGacctcgccttcctccgctgCCTCCAGAGCAGTCGCCAGACCCCCGCCCGCGacggcatcgccgccgccgccatctacCGCTCCATGTGCATCTTCG GGCTCAAGACGATACTGATACCGTACCGTACGAACCTGGTGCGGCTGCAAACCGGGCCGAATTACGCCGACGCCTTCGCCGATTTCGTCAAGAGGGTCGCCTCGTCGTCGGGGAGGCCGACCGGTGGCAACAAGCAGAGAATGTGA
- the LOC4344161 gene encoding uncharacterized LOC4344161: MSSSAAAEDGEAAYWLRWQVFVCGALIVLPTAAAAALLPRLRRAAAPLRGTDLWVPCWARLHPGWLLGYRAFALAAAVALLVRLLVGHGIDVFFFYTQWTFLLVTIYFAFATAISAHGCWVYSKKNLKKADESHEFLSDDVENREFSTSSGEMKRDEEKITNYHEQIANEKRAGLWGRCMQIIYQTSAGATMLTDITFWGLLVPFFYRDKFGLSLITDGMHSLNAVLLLIDTFLNNMPFPWYRLAFFVFWSCSYVTFQWVLHACGAISWWPYPFLDLSSSGAPLWYLAMAIVHIPCFFLYWSIVKAKQTYFPRLFPHAYVRN; this comes from the exons atgtcgtcgtcggcggcggcggaggacggcgaggcggcgtacTGGCTGCGGTGGCAGGTGTTCGTCTGCGGCGCCCTCATCGTGCTGccgacggccgccgcggcggcgctgctcccgCGGCTGCGCAGGGCGGCCGCGCCCCTCCGCGGGACCGACCTGTGGGTCCCCTGCTGGGCGCGTCTCCACCCCGGCTGGCTCCTCGGCTACCGCGccttcgccctcgccgccgccgtcgccctcctcgtccgcctcctcgtcggccaTGGCATCGACGTCTTCTTCTTCTACACCCA GTGGACCTTTTTATTAGTCACCATATATTTTGCG TTTGCAACTGCTATATCAGCTCACGGATGTTGGGTTTACTCAAAGAAAAACTTGAAGAAAGCTGATGAATCCCATGAATTTCTTAGTGACGATGTGGAAAATCGTGAGTTTTCCACTTCTTCTGGCGAGATGAAAAGGGATGAGGAGAAGATAACAAACTATCATGAACAAATAGCAAATGAGAAAAGAGCTGGATTATGGGGACGTTGCATGCAAATCATTTACCAG ACTAGTGCAGGTGCAACAATGCTGACTGATATCACATTTTGGGGACTACTTGTGCCATTCTTTTACCGTGATAAGTTTGGACTTTCCTTG ATCACTGATGGCATGCATTCTCTTAATGCTGTTCTTTTACTGATAGACACATTTCTCAACAATATG CCCTTCCCCTGGTACCGCCTGGCTTTCTTTGTATTTTGGAGCTGCTCCTATGTAACCTTCCAATGGGTCCTTCATGCTTGTGGAGCTATATCCTG GTGGCCATACCCATTTCTTGACCTTTCATCGTCAGGGGCTCCTCTATG GTACCTCGCCATGGCCATTGTTCATATCCCTTGCTTCTTTCTGTATTGGTCGATTGTCAAGGCAAAGCAAACTTACTTCCCCAGATTGTTTCCACATGCTTATGTGAGAAATTAG
- the LOC4344162 gene encoding small ribosomal subunit protein uS9m translates to MLLRRLLHSSRRLGHRLQTLTPASAATAAAASSSPVSAPLPFRRPLPASSLLWPRLLSTSGRDDDPNKPWAFTPESGDPDPFAAGEGVEAPAGEDPLGLSAAGEDPWAKDFRAEGSEKGDVFEEIFKEEAATAAVASGEKAPGAGADELWTLSGEDEKDPFAEAVLGGGLEGIGGDGAAIDEADAGEDEEEEERKRLERRAREQELMETLKGPNRAFGDLIEASGITEDMIASLILLKDVRGVPGLPPLREIEDETIEKMNATSSRADVERQKQEEIAKARVRQVDEKGRAYGTGKRKCSIARVWIQPGDGKFIVNDKQFDSYFPILDHRADLLRPFTVTKTLGRWDVTCTVKGGGVSGQVGAIRLGISRALQNWEPGLRPNLKAAGYLTRDSRVVERKKPGKAKARKSFQWVKR, encoded by the exons atgctgctccgccgcctcctccactcctcccgccgcctcggccACCGCCTCCAAACCCTAACTCCGGCGagcgcagccaccgccgccgctgcctcgtcCTCTCCCGTCTCCGCTCCCCTTCCATTTCGTcgtcccctccccgcctccaGCCTCCTCTGGCCGCGGCTCCTCTCCACGTccggccgcgacgacgacccCAACAAGCCATGGGCGTTCACGCCGGAATCCGGCGATCCGGATCCCTTCGCCGCCGGTGAGGGCGTCGAAGCTCCCGCCGGCGAGGATCCACTAGGATtgagcgccgccggcgaggacccGTGGGCGAAGGATTTCCGCGCGGAGGGCAGCGAGAAGGGGGACGTGTTCGAGGAGATCTTCAAGGAAgaggctgccaccgccgccgtcgcttctgGAGAGAAGGCTCCGGGGGCAGGCGCCGACGAGCTGTGGACGCTGAGTGGGGAGGATGAGAAGGATCCTTTCGCGGAGGCCGTGCTCGGGGGTGGGCTTGAGGGGATCGGAGGTGATGGCGCTGCGATTGATGAGGCCGATGCGGgggaagacgaggaggaggaagagcgaAAACGGCTAGAGAGAAGGGCGAGGGAGCAAGAACTAATGGAGACACTCAAAG GTCCAAATCGTGCATTTGGTGATCTCATTGAGGCCTCTGGGATTACAGAGGATATGATTGCTAGTTTGATCCTCTTAAAGGATGTTAGGGGTGTTCCTGGATTACCTCCCCTAAGAGAAATAGAAGATGAAACTATCGAAAAAATGAATGCAACATCAAGCAGAGCTGATGTAGAACGCCAAAAGCAAGAGGAAATTGCTAAAGCACGTGTAAGACAAGTCGATGAGAAAGGAAGGGCTTATGGAACAGGGAAAAGGAAATGCAGCATTGCCCGTGTTTGGATTCAGCCTGGTGATGGGAAGTTCATTGTCAATGACAAACAATTTGATTCTTACTTCCCAATTCTGGATCATCGGGCTGATCTTCTTCGCCCATTTACCGTGACCAAAACTTTGGGGCGTTGGGATGTTACTTGTACTGTGAAAGGTGGTGGTGTCTCAG GACAAGTTGGAGCTATCCGGCTAGGGATCAGCAGGGCCTTGCAGAATTGGGAACCAGGACTACGCCCAAATCTCAAAGCAG CTGGATATTTGACAAGAGACTCACgggttgttgaaaggaaaaagcCTGGAAAGGCAAAAGCAAGAAAGAGCTTCCAATGGGTCAAACGGTAA